A region of Candidatus Diapherotrites archaeon DNA encodes the following proteins:
- a CDS encoding hydroxymethylglutaryl-CoA reductase, degradative, with amino-acid sequence MHSSSISGFYELPGKERLARLKDFGLSAEDLKLFEGAGALDFETANRMVENCIGTFQLPLGIATNFLINGKDVLVPMAIEEPSVVAAASHAAKLCRETGGFTATSTEPVMIGQIQVLGIPESGLEKAVEDVRNAKAGLIEKANSVDSTIVKLGGGAKDVKPGIIETASGKILVIHLLVDVRDAMGANAVNGMCESVAPEIEKITGGKVLLKILSNLSVYRKAEAKAVWTKEALEASTKGELKGEEVVDRIVKAFEFADGCNFRAATHNKGIMNGVDAVVIATGNDWRAVEAGAHAYAAKTGSYRSLSKYYKNENGDLVGEIKLPLAVGLVGGATKTHPLAKACVKLLGVKTARELSEIIACVGLAQNFAALRALATEGIQRGHMRLHAKNIAVLAGAVGKEIDVVAEEMHRQGSVGADNAKRILEGLKAKRARASGKLPAKKPKNPRAKSSGKANAKKSVKAKKKR; translated from the coding sequence ATGCATTCATCGAGCATTTCAGGCTTTTATGAGCTTCCGGGGAAGGAGCGGCTTGCCAGGCTGAAGGATTTCGGCTTGTCGGCCGAGGATCTGAAGCTGTTTGAGGGAGCCGGGGCATTGGACTTTGAAACCGCGAACCGCATGGTTGAGAACTGCATTGGAACTTTTCAGTTGCCTTTGGGCATTGCCACGAACTTTTTGATTAACGGCAAAGACGTTCTCGTGCCCATGGCCATCGAAGAGCCGAGCGTTGTGGCCGCGGCAAGCCATGCAGCAAAGCTTTGCAGAGAAACAGGCGGCTTTACCGCAACTTCGACTGAACCCGTAATGATCGGCCAGATTCAGGTTTTAGGGATTCCTGAAAGCGGGCTTGAAAAGGCGGTTGAAGATGTTCGGAATGCCAAGGCTGGTTTGATTGAGAAGGCGAATTCGGTTGACAGCACAATCGTGAAATTGGGGGGCGGGGCAAAGGATGTCAAGCCGGGCATAATTGAAACCGCGTCCGGAAAAATTCTCGTAATCCATTTGCTTGTTGACGTGCGCGATGCAATGGGCGCGAATGCCGTGAATGGCATGTGCGAGTCTGTTGCGCCTGAAATAGAAAAAATCACCGGCGGAAAGGTTTTGCTGAAAATCCTTTCCAACCTTTCAGTTTACCGCAAGGCGGAGGCGAAAGCCGTGTGGACGAAAGAGGCATTGGAAGCAAGCACTAAAGGCGAGTTGAAAGGCGAAGAAGTTGTCGACCGAATCGTGAAGGCTTTTGAGTTTGCCGATGGCTGCAATTTCAGGGCGGCAACGCACAACAAGGGCATCATGAACGGCGTTGACGCGGTTGTCATTGCGACCGGAAACGACTGGAGGGCGGTTGAAGCGGGAGCGCATGCTTATGCCGCAAAGACCGGCAGTTACCGTTCGCTTTCGAAATATTACAAAAACGAAAACGGCGACCTGGTCGGGGAAATAAAATTGCCTTTGGCAGTTGGCCTGGTTGGGGGCGCGACAAAAACGCATCCGCTTGCAAAGGCATGCGTGAAGCTTTTGGGAGTGAAAACCGCGCGCGAGTTAAGCGAAATCATTGCGTGTGTGGGCCTTGCGCAAAACTTTGCGGCTCTGCGCGCATTGGCGACGGAAGGCATCCAGCGCGGCCACATGAGGCTGCATGCCAAAAACATTGCAGTGCTTGCCGGCGCAGTTGGAAAGGAAATCGACGTTGTAGCGGAAGAAATGCACAGGCAGGGCAGTGTCGGCGCGGACAACGCGAAAAGAATTCTTGAAGGGCTGAAAGCAAAACGCGCCCGGGCATCCGGTAAATTGCCCGCGAAAAAACCCAAAAACCCGCGCGCAAAAAGCAGTGGAAAGGCAAATGCAAAAAAAAGCGTTAAGGCAAAAAAGAAGCGTTAA
- a CDS encoding thiolase domain-containing protein: MRSVSIIGVGLSKFGEQWDKSFRELVAEAGVKAIQDSGLEGREIQAVFGGTMASGKFIGQEHIGALIADQLGLNPLPSTRMEAACASGGVALRNAFTAVASGMYDVVAVGGVEKMTEVSTEAAADALGGAGDQETELFHGATFPALYALLARAHMEKFGTTEEMLASAAVKNHANAVHNPYAQFQRAITIEDVLNSAPVSSPLKLLDCSPITDGAAALLLCETSKAKKIAKQPVEIIASAQASDSLALTGRKSLTELNATKIAARQAFEMAKAKPEQVDFAEVHDCFTIAEILAIEDIGFFKKGEGGKATLAGETAIGGSRPINTSGGLKGKGHPVGATGIAQAIEAYWQLNEKAGKRQVKGAKLGLSHNVGGSGATAVVHVYRRV; encoded by the coding sequence ATGAGAAGCGTTTCAATTATCGGGGTAGGCCTTTCCAAGTTCGGCGAGCAGTGGGACAAGAGCTTCCGCGAGCTTGTAGCCGAGGCCGGGGTCAAGGCAATTCAGGATTCCGGGCTTGAAGGCAGGGAGATCCAGGCGGTTTTCGGCGGAACAATGGCTTCCGGAAAGTTCATCGGCCAGGAGCACATCGGCGCTCTGATTGCCGACCAGCTCGGCCTCAATCCATTGCCTTCCACGCGCATGGAAGCGGCGTGCGCTTCCGGCGGAGTTGCGTTGAGGAACGCTTTCACTGCTGTTGCGTCCGGCATGTACGATGTTGTCGCTGTCGGCGGCGTTGAGAAGATGACTGAGGTTTCAACTGAAGCCGCGGCTGACGCGTTGGGCGGAGCGGGCGACCAGGAAACGGAATTGTTTCATGGCGCGACCTTTCCCGCGCTGTACGCCTTGCTTGCGAGGGCGCACATGGAAAAGTTCGGCACGACGGAGGAAATGCTTGCCTCCGCCGCAGTGAAAAACCACGCGAACGCAGTGCACAATCCTTATGCGCAGTTCCAGCGCGCGATAACGATTGAGGATGTCCTGAATTCCGCGCCTGTTTCCTCGCCATTGAAGCTCTTGGATTGCTCGCCGATAACTGATGGCGCTGCGGCATTGCTTTTATGCGAAACCTCGAAGGCGAAAAAAATCGCAAAGCAGCCGGTTGAAATAATCGCTTCAGCGCAGGCATCGGACAGCCTTGCCCTGACCGGAAGGAAAAGCCTGACCGAGCTGAACGCGACCAAGATTGCGGCGAGGCAGGCGTTTGAAATGGCGAAAGCCAAGCCTGAACAGGTCGACTTTGCCGAAGTGCACGACTGTTTCACGATTGCCGAAATTCTTGCAATCGAGGACATAGGTTTTTTCAAAAAAGGCGAGGGCGGAAAGGCAACTTTGGCTGGAGAAACCGCGATTGGGGGCAGCAGGCCGATCAACACGTCCGGCGGCTTGAAAGGAAAAGGCCACCCCGTTGGCGCGACAGGAATTGCACAGGCGATTGAAGCGTACTGGCAGTTGAATGAAAAGGCCGGCAAGCGCCAGGTCAAGGGTGCAAAGCTCGGCCTCTCGCACAACGTCGGCGGAAGCGGGGCAACGGCTGTAGTGCATGTGTATCGGAGAGTTTGA
- the coaBC gene encoding bifunctional phosphopantothenoylcysteine decarboxylase/phosphopantothenate--cysteine ligase CoaBC, which produces MHPSEAIRASASKSLYGKLIVLGVSSSIAAVKTVEIARELIRHGAEVQAVMSKGAEDIIAPGALEFATGKPVITHLSGMVEHVDLFGAHGKADLLLLCPASANVIGKIANGIADDALTTIAMTVVGVKKPVLVCPAMHLEMWQNTAVRVNVEKLGVLGAEFVPAKSLEGAEKIADKETIVLFVERALSGKRLAGKKVVVCAGATREEIDPVRVLTNKASGKTGEEIAKEAFRQGAQTTLIHNRDCFVSGIKCVQAQTIEEFRKAILSELEGADVFVSAAAIGDFVVEKAKDKLASEKGVELKFRPAPKILAEVVKKFPDLFVVAFKAETNKGTEELEKIAKEKLKELKQGFVVANDVAHGGMGTDENSVLIVGKNFSESVSGKKSLIARKIVEKIECGLP; this is translated from the coding sequence GACTGTTGAAATTGCAAGGGAACTGATCAGGCACGGCGCGGAAGTGCAGGCAGTGATGTCAAAGGGCGCGGAAGACATCATTGCGCCGGGGGCGCTGGAGTTTGCCACGGGGAAGCCTGTCATAACGCATCTCAGCGGAATGGTCGAGCACGTCGACCTGTTCGGAGCGCATGGAAAAGCCGATTTGCTTTTGTTGTGCCCTGCAAGCGCAAACGTGATTGGAAAAATCGCGAATGGCATAGCTGATGATGCCCTGACAACCATTGCAATGACTGTTGTTGGGGTGAAAAAGCCAGTCCTGGTCTGCCCGGCAATGCATTTGGAAATGTGGCAGAACACTGCCGTCAGGGTGAACGTCGAAAAGCTTGGCGTGCTGGGCGCGGAATTCGTGCCGGCGAAAAGCCTTGAAGGCGCGGAAAAAATCGCGGACAAGGAAACGATTGTGCTGTTTGTGGAACGGGCGCTTTCCGGCAAAAGGCTTGCAGGCAAAAAGGTTGTCGTTTGCGCCGGCGCAACGCGCGAGGAAATCGATCCCGTGCGCGTGCTGACAAACAAGGCATCGGGAAAAACCGGCGAGGAAATCGCAAAAGAGGCTTTCAGGCAGGGCGCACAAACCACACTTATACATAATCGGGATTGTTTTGTTTCCGGCATCAAATGCGTGCAGGCGCAAACCATCGAGGAATTCCGCAAGGCAATCCTTTCGGAGCTTGAAGGCGCGGATGTTTTCGTCTCGGCGGCGGCAATCGGCGATTTTGTAGTGGAAAAGGCGAAGGACAAGCTTGCTTCGGAAAAAGGCGTTGAATTGAAGTTCAGGCCCGCCCCTAAAATCCTCGCGGAAGTCGTGAAGAAATTTCCCGATTTGTTCGTTGTCGCGTTCAAGGCGGAAACGAACAAGGGGACGGAAGAGCTTGAAAAAATCGCAAAGGAAAAGCTGAAGGAACTGAAGCAGGGCTTTGTGGTTGCGAACGACGTGGCACATGGTGGAATGGGAACGGATGAAAATTCGGTTTTGATCGTCGGCAAAAACTTTTCGGAAAGCGTTTCAGGAAAGAAAAGCCTGATTGCCAGAAAAATCGTGGAAAAAATTGAATGCGGTCTGCCATAA
- a CDS encoding Zn-ribbon domain-containing OB-fold protein — translation MVDGSLPLIWRNFSERYNLMGSKCKSCGKSFFPTRLICPNCRTKGKLVAEQMPFTGKIVSWTKVFVGPQGFDMETPYFLALIELDNGAMILSQLVDNDDGKVRTGARVEKVFRKLQDNDAEGAIAYGYKFRVTG, via the coding sequence ATGGTTGACGGATCGCTTCCATTGATTTGGCGCAATTTTTCCGAACGCTACAACCTTATGGGCAGCAAGTGCAAGTCGTGCGGAAAATCGTTTTTTCCGACACGCCTGATCTGCCCGAATTGCAGGACAAAGGGAAAGCTTGTTGCGGAGCAGATGCCTTTCACCGGCAAAATAGTTTCGTGGACAAAGGTTTTTGTCGGGCCGCAGGGCTTTGACATGGAAACGCCTTACTTCCTTGCATTGATCGAGCTGGACAACGGCGCAATGATTTTGTCGCAGCTTGTCGACAACGACGACGGCAAAGTCAGGACGGGTGCGCGCGTCGAAAAGGTTTTCCGCAAACTCCAGGACAATGACGCGGAAGGCGCGATTGCATACGGTTATAAGTTCAGGGTAACGGGCTGA
- a CDS encoding hydroxymethylglutaryl-CoA synthase, translating into MVGIVGYGIEIPRLRITVDEIASVWKKDGARIAAGLGLKEKAVASFDEDSATLSVGAARKAVDVAKINPQKINAVFVGSESHPYAVKPTGTIVAEAVGAVPEVFTADLEFACKAGTAGVQICYSMVKSGMVEYGLAVGADTAQGRPNDALEFTAGSGAAAVIVGGKKNEIIAEIDATCSFTTDTPDFWRRQHAEFPRHAGRFTGEPAYFKHILGAAELLFSKTKSKAKDYDFAVFHQPNGKFPVQAAKILGFERQQIEQGLITPLIGNTYSGSSMIGLCSVLDAAKPDDRVLVVSYGSGAGSDAFALTITKNIRDKRAKVPVLEMVKDKEYISYAEYAKHRRKIKSL; encoded by the coding sequence ATGGTTGGCATTGTCGGTTACGGCATTGAAATTCCGAGGCTGCGCATTACTGTTGACGAAATCGCTTCCGTCTGGAAAAAGGACGGCGCGCGCATTGCCGCGGGCCTTGGCCTGAAGGAAAAAGCCGTTGCAAGCTTTGACGAGGATTCCGCAACCTTATCAGTCGGGGCTGCCAGAAAAGCCGTTGATGTCGCAAAAATCAATCCGCAGAAAATCAACGCGGTTTTTGTCGGTTCGGAATCGCATCCTTATGCTGTCAAGCCGACCGGCACGATTGTCGCGGAAGCGGTTGGCGCGGTTCCCGAAGTGTTTACGGCCGACTTGGAGTTTGCGTGCAAGGCCGGAACAGCCGGAGTGCAGATCTGCTATTCCATGGTCAAGTCCGGAATGGTCGAATATGGCCTGGCTGTCGGCGCTGACACTGCACAGGGCAGGCCGAACGACGCGCTTGAATTCACTGCCGGCAGCGGCGCGGCCGCGGTCATTGTCGGCGGGAAAAAGAATGAAATCATCGCGGAAATCGATGCGACCTGCTCTTTTACGACCGACACCCCGGATTTTTGGAGAAGGCAGCATGCGGAATTTCCAAGACATGCCGGCCGCTTTACAGGGGAGCCGGCTTATTTCAAGCACATTCTTGGCGCGGCTGAACTGCTTTTTTCAAAGACCAAATCAAAGGCTAAGGACTACGATTTTGCGGTTTTCCACCAGCCGAACGGAAAGTTTCCTGTTCAGGCCGCAAAAATCCTTGGCTTTGAAAGGCAGCAGATCGAGCAGGGCCTCATAACCCCGCTCATCGGAAACACTTACTCGGGCAGTTCCATGATTGGATTGTGCTCGGTTCTGGATGCGGCAAAGCCCGATGACAGGGTTTTGGTTGTAAGCTATGGCTCCGGCGCGGGCTCGGATGCGTTCGCGTTGACGATTACAAAAAACATCAGGGACAAGAGGGCAAAAGTGCCGGTCCTTGAAATGGTGAAGGACAAGGAATACATTTCCTATGCCGAATATGCAAAGCACAGGAGAAAAATAAAAAGCCTTTGA
- a CDS encoding phosphomevalonate kinase, giving the protein MIEVTVSAPGKLMLSGEWSVLENGVPCIVLAVDSRVSATARESKAFELHAPDVGLNRVKGTIAENTISWTGVLDETQREAILLPKAAIETALKFLHGRGIAVKPFSVETSSAISSVSLPNGEKKKIGFGSSAAAVVAIVAAVLKLHGVDVSSRSGKDSVYKLAALAHFLGQGKIGSGFDICASVFGNATVYRRFDAEWLLKEVESRKPLPEIVDSEWKGYYAEPIVLPPDFRLCVGWTGKSASTKELVLKIREFKKENEKDYWNVINAIKRTTEQLIGALKANDKKMAMAMLDENRALLKVLSDKSKNNLETPELARLADLAVECGAAGKFSGAGGGDCAIAVCFDGKTAEKVKRAWKENGFVPVDVRVAEKGVE; this is encoded by the coding sequence ATGATTGAAGTGACTGTTTCTGCTCCGGGCAAGCTGATGCTTTCCGGCGAGTGGAGCGTTCTCGAAAACGGCGTTCCGTGCATTGTGCTTGCGGTTGACTCGCGCGTCAGCGCAACCGCAAGGGAAAGCAAGGCATTCGAGTTGCACGCGCCCGACGTCGGCCTGAATCGCGTGAAAGGCACGATTGCAGAAAACACGATTTCTTGGACAGGCGTTTTGGACGAAACACAGCGAGAGGCCATCCTTCTCCCGAAAGCCGCCATCGAAACCGCCCTGAAATTTTTGCACGGCAGGGGCATTGCCGTGAAACCGTTTTCCGTTGAAACTTCTTCCGCAATAAGCAGTGTTTCCCTGCCGAACGGCGAAAAGAAAAAAATCGGTTTCGGAAGCTCGGCGGCGGCCGTGGTTGCAATCGTTGCCGCGGTCCTCAAACTGCATGGAGTTGACGTTTCCTCGCGCAGCGGAAAAGATTCGGTTTACAAGCTTGCGGCTTTGGCGCATTTTTTGGGACAGGGGAAAATCGGTTCGGGCTTTGACATCTGCGCCTCGGTGTTCGGGAATGCCACGGTTTACAGGAGATTTGACGCGGAATGGCTGCTGAAAGAAGTTGAAAGCAGAAAGCCTTTGCCTGAAATAGTCGATTCGGAGTGGAAGGGCTATTATGCAGAGCCGATTGTCCTGCCGCCGGATTTCAGGCTGTGCGTGGGCTGGACCGGCAAGAGCGCTTCCACGAAAGAGCTTGTGCTCAAAATAAGGGAATTCAAAAAGGAAAATGAAAAGGATTACTGGAATGTAATCAACGCAATCAAGAGAACAACGGAGCAGCTGATCGGGGCGCTCAAGGCAAACGACAAAAAAATGGCGATGGCGATGCTGGATGAAAACCGCGCTTTGCTCAAAGTGCTTTCCGACAAGAGCAAAAACAACCTTGAAACGCCCGAGCTGGCAAGGCTGGCCGACCTTGCCGTTGAATGCGGCGCCGCGGGAAAGTTTTCCGGCGCGGGCGGCGGCGACTGTGCGATAGCCGTTTGTTTTGATGGCAAAACCGCGGAAAAAGTCAAGCGCGCGTGGAAGGAAAACGGCTTCGTTCCAGTGGATGTGCGGGTTGCGGAAAAGGGCGTTGAATGA
- a CDS encoding HAD family hydrolase, whose product MPMQKLEAVIFDFNGVIADDLEISLDNFVELAKRHGSMASRQDFVDILPTPTIRKMHLIVETGSDIKDAAQLLKENSEIYAESIREKSVLFPKAEETLIGLAKKFPLALVSNVFKAKFDAAISAKAKECFSFIITSDQMEKPKPEPDALLLAAKKLGVKHENCVYVGDSEPDMIAANKAGMVAIGVAKNDSIRKTLEENGAHLIISNIAELPACLAVIEKSI is encoded by the coding sequence ATGCCGATGCAAAAGCTTGAAGCAGTCATTTTTGACTTCAACGGCGTCATTGCAGATGATTTGGAAATCAGTCTCGACAATTTTGTCGAACTCGCGAAACGGCACGGTTCCATGGCGTCCCGCCAAGATTTTGTGGACATTTTGCCCACGCCCACAATCCGGAAAATGCATTTGATTGTTGAGACCGGTTCCGACATAAAAGATGCGGCACAACTGCTGAAAGAAAACTCGGAAATATATGCCGAAAGCATCCGAGAGAAAAGCGTCCTGTTCCCGAAAGCCGAGGAAACGCTTATTGGGTTGGCGAAAAAATTTCCGCTGGCGCTTGTTTCAAATGTTTTCAAGGCTAAGTTTGATGCCGCGATAAGCGCAAAGGCAAAGGAATGTTTTTCATTCATTATTACTTCGGACCAGATGGAAAAGCCGAAGCCGGAACCGGATGCCTTATTGCTTGCGGCAAAAAAGCTCGGCGTGAAACATGAAAACTGCGTTTATGTGGGCGATTCCGAGCCGGACATGATTGCGGCAAACAAGGCCGGCATGGTCGCAATAGGAGTCGCGAAAAACGATTCAATCAGAAAAACGCTTGAGGAGAACGGCGCGCATTTGATAATTTCAAACATTGCTGAACTGCCGGCCTGCCTTGCGGTGATTGAGAAAAGCATTTAA
- a CDS encoding DUF475 domain-containing protein: MPFDFFPLVLTALGLALFEIITSLDNAVINADVLSKMSDWAKRWFLLWGLLIAVFIVRGILPWLIVFVSNPRLGLLGALTATFSSDPVVMQAVAASRPVLLIAGGVFLVFLFFHWLFLEQKNFGLFGERRIQHYGLWFFAVVSILLTLITWFAINKNPFMAFGAVVGSTAFFITHGFKQNAEQKEKELLHGNAMGDWSKILYLEVIDATFSIDGVVGAFAFTMSVPLIILGNGLGALVVREFTVHNIETVKKYRYLKNGAMYSIMFLGVIMILESFGAEFPQWLSPAITFGVIGYFFWKSKKELGAKTNL, from the coding sequence ATGCCATTCGATTTTTTTCCGCTGGTTTTGACTGCTTTGGGCCTGGCCCTGTTTGAAATCATCACAAGCCTCGACAACGCAGTGATTAATGCCGACGTCCTCTCAAAAATGTCTGATTGGGCGAAAAGATGGTTCCTGTTGTGGGGCCTGCTTATCGCGGTTTTCATTGTGAGGGGCATCCTGCCCTGGCTGATAGTTTTCGTTTCAAATCCCAGGCTCGGCCTGTTGGGCGCGCTCACTGCAACCTTCAGCTCCGACCCGGTAGTGATGCAGGCTGTCGCGGCTTCAAGGCCCGTGCTGTTGATTGCGGGCGGCGTTTTTTTGGTATTCCTGTTCTTCCACTGGCTTTTTCTGGAACAGAAGAATTTCGGATTGTTCGGGGAAAGGCGCATCCAGCATTACGGCCTCTGGTTTTTCGCGGTCGTCTCAATCCTGCTCACGTTAATAACCTGGTTTGCAATCAACAAAAACCCTTTCATGGCTTTCGGCGCGGTTGTCGGCTCGACCGCTTTTTTCATAACGCACGGCTTCAAGCAGAACGCGGAGCAGAAGGAAAAGGAACTGCTGCACGGCAATGCCATGGGCGACTGGAGCAAAATCCTTTACCTTGAAGTGATTGACGCGACGTTTTCCATTGACGGCGTCGTGGGCGCGTTCGCATTCACGATGTCAGTGCCCCTCATAATCTTGGGCAACGGCCTGGGCGCGCTTGTTGTCAGGGAATTCACCGTGCACAACATTGAGACAGTGAAAAAATACAGGTATTTGAAAAACGGCGCAATGTATTCAATCATGTTTTTGGGCGTGATAATGATTCTTGAAAGCTTCGGCGCCGAGTTCCCGCAATGGCTGTCCCCTGCGATAACCTTCGGGGTAATAGGCTATTTTTTCTGGAAATCGAAAAAGGAGCTCGGGGCGAAAACAAACCTTTAA
- the mvaD gene encoding diphosphomevalonate decarboxylase, with translation MKATATANSNIALVKYWGKRDKELILPMNGSVSMALDKLFTKTTVEFSEKLAKDEFVLGGKKFSGAEEEYAEVKAFLDIVRQKAKTRAHAKVVSENNFPTAAGLASSASGYAALALAAGNAAGLDLDAKELSMLARRGSGSASRSIFGGFVEWLKGEKKDGSDSYAKQVADENHWPEFTMITTIVSSAEKKVKSRAGMAQTVANCPLYRGWLDSVDKDIADVKKGILAKDFSLVGRTAEHNCLKMHATMIATRPGIIYWQPSTMRIIHAVQGWRDEGLECYFTIDAGPQVKVMCLQENAKKIESRLKAIEGVKETHACRAGGKAKLVTEHLF, from the coding sequence TTGAAGGCAACCGCAACCGCAAACTCGAACATCGCATTGGTGAAATACTGGGGCAAAAGGGACAAGGAACTCATTCTGCCGATGAACGGCTCGGTTTCAATGGCGCTCGACAAGCTGTTCACGAAAACAACCGTCGAGTTTTCTGAAAAGCTTGCGAAAGACGAATTCGTTTTGGGCGGGAAAAAGTTTTCCGGAGCGGAAGAAGAGTATGCTGAAGTAAAGGCGTTCCTTGACATAGTGCGGCAGAAAGCCAAAACAAGGGCGCATGCAAAAGTCGTTTCCGAAAACAATTTTCCGACCGCGGCGGGACTGGCAAGCAGCGCTTCAGGGTATGCGGCGCTCGCATTGGCGGCAGGCAACGCGGCAGGCCTGGATTTGGATGCAAAAGAATTGTCAATGCTTGCAAGGCGCGGTTCGGGAAGCGCGTCGCGCAGCATTTTCGGCGGCTTCGTCGAATGGCTGAAAGGCGAAAAAAAGGACGGAAGCGACAGCTATGCAAAGCAGGTTGCGGATGAAAATCATTGGCCGGAATTCACGATGATTACAACGATTGTTTCAAGCGCGGAAAAGAAAGTGAAGAGCCGCGCGGGCATGGCGCAGACCGTTGCGAACTGCCCGCTTTACAGGGGCTGGCTTGATTCCGTTGACAAGGATATCGCGGACGTGAAAAAAGGCATTCTTGCAAAAGACTTTTCCTTGGTCGGCAGAACCGCGGAGCACAACTGCCTGAAAATGCATGCAACCATGATTGCAACCCGGCCCGGCATAATCTATTGGCAGCCTTCGACAATGCGCATAATCCACGCGGTGCAGGGCTGGCGCGATGAAGGATTGGAATGCTATTTCACGATTGACGCCGGCCCTCAGGTGAAAGTGATGTGCCTGCAGGAGAATGCGAAAAAAATCGAATCACGGCTGAAAGCAATCGAGGGCGTTAAGGAAACGCACGCCTGCCGTGCGGGCGGAAAGGCAAAGCTTGTCACGGAGCACCTGTTCTGA
- a CDS encoding NUDIX domain-containing protein, with product MGEMLQIFDENKKPLGLADRKDVHSKGLFHEAVHVLLFNSKGEMFLGLRAKDKDINPGKWSTFGEHKKPGESDEAAMRRGLKEELGITEKIPLEFVGEFLMKNPKDRQFSLIYKAVFDGKVMFADNEMEEGRFFPVSEVGRMVAEERDKCSPNFLQVWEFFLQKTGGKGDKQHD from the coding sequence ATGGGCGAAATGCTGCAGATTTTCGACGAAAACAAAAAGCCGTTGGGTTTGGCGGACCGCAAGGACGTTCATTCGAAGGGATTGTTCCACGAAGCCGTGCACGTTCTGCTGTTCAATTCGAAAGGCGAAATGTTTCTCGGTCTGAGGGCAAAAGACAAGGACATAAATCCGGGCAAGTGGAGCACTTTCGGCGAGCACAAGAAGCCGGGCGAAAGCGACGAAGCTGCCATGCGGCGCGGCCTTAAGGAAGAGCTCGGCATAACCGAAAAAATCCCGCTTGAATTCGTCGGCGAGTTTTTGATGAAAAACCCGAAGGACAGGCAGTTCTCGCTAATTTACAAGGCGGTTTTTGACGGCAAAGTAATGTTTGCGGACAATGAAATGGAGGAAGGCAGATTCTTTCCGGTTTCGGAAGTCGGGCGCATGGTCGCAGAGGAACGCGACAAGTGCAGCCCGAATTTTTTGCAGGTCTGGGAATTCTTTTTGCAAAAAACGGGCGGCAAGGGAGACAAACAGCATGATTGA
- the mvk gene encoding mevalonate kinase, whose translation MVFLLAEGKGFGKTILFGEHFIVYGLPGIASALGDYTTAQIEKSPGFEFVDNRPETPGYKETKKDEINRQVDALLEYFKFDRQTAPFRITLSGSLVCASGVGASAALATSIARAFNQELRLGLSDTQINNVAFLAEEAGSGAPSGIDNTCSVFGCFITFEKNLAGGPNRIDLLKVKKPAEIVLANSGITQETKIVVGDVKALKEKKPEWFQGIVDEYLALYGKAVDAIKIEDWKTVGTLMNKNHELLQKITVSCRELDEMQATALKAGAFGAKLTGTGRGGMLVCLTPGKALQETVAKALDQKGFPTTKTSIGG comes from the coding sequence TTGGTGTTTCTCTTGGCGGAAGGAAAGGGCTTCGGAAAAACAATCCTTTTCGGCGAACACTTCATAGTTTACGGCCTTCCGGGAATTGCCTCCGCTTTGGGCGATTACACGACCGCACAAATCGAGAAAAGCCCTGGCTTCGAATTTGTTGACAACCGCCCTGAAACGCCCGGCTACAAGGAAACCAAAAAAGACGAAATCAACAGGCAGGTTGACGCCCTGCTGGAATATTTCAAGTTCGACAGGCAGACCGCGCCTTTCAGGATAACGCTTTCCGGCAGCCTTGTCTGCGCTTCGGGTGTCGGGGCGAGCGCTGCGCTCGCGACAAGCATTGCCCGCGCATTCAATCAGGAACTCAGGCTCGGCTTAAGCGACACGCAGATAAACAATGTTGCTTTTTTGGCGGAGGAAGCCGGAAGCGGCGCCCCATCCGGAATCGACAACACCTGCTCGGTTTTCGGCTGCTTCATAACGTTTGAAAAGAACCTTGCGGGCGGGCCGAACAGGATTGATTTGCTGAAAGTCAAAAAGCCGGCTGAAATCGTTCTGGCGAACTCCGGCATAACCCAGGAAACAAAAATCGTTGTCGGAGACGTGAAGGCTTTGAAGGAAAAAAAGCCGGAATGGTTCCAGGGCATAGTGGATGAATACCTGGCGCTTTACGGCAAAGCGGTGGATGCGATAAAAATTGAGGACTGGAAGACCGTGGGAACGCTGATGAACAAAAACCACGAACTCCTGCAAAAAATAACCGTTTCCTGCAGGGAACTGGACGAAATGCAGGCAACCGCCTTGAAGGCGGGCGCGTTCGGGGCAAAGCTGACGGGCACGGGCAGGGGCGGAATGCTTGTCTGCCTCACTCCCGGAAAAGCTTTGCAGGAAACGGTTGCAAAGGCGTTGGACCAAAAGGGATTTCCAACGACAAAGACTTCGATTGGCGGATGA